In the Juglans microcarpa x Juglans regia isolate MS1-56 chromosome 6D, Jm3101_v1.0, whole genome shotgun sequence genome, one interval contains:
- the LOC121234053 gene encoding protein LOL1, with product MPVPLAPYPTPPAPYTPPANGAQSQLVCSGCRNLLLYPVGATSVCCAVCNAVTAVPPPGTEMAQLVCGGCHTLLMYIRGATSVQCSCCHTVNLALEANQVAHVNCGNCRMLLMYQYGARSVKCAVCNFVTSVGASASTTEQKFHN from the exons ATGCCAGTTCCGCTTGCACCATATCCTACACCTCCAGCGCCATATACACCACCTGCAAATG GTGCACAGAGCCAGCTTGTTTGCTCTGGATGTCGAAACCTTTTACTGTATCCGGTGGGAGCAACTTCTGTATGCTGTGCTGTTTGCAATGCAGTCACAGCTGTGCCACCTCCAG GCACGGAAATGGCCCAATTGGTTTGTGGAGGGTGCCATACATTGCTTATGTACATCCGTGGAGCAACAAGCGTACAGTGTTCTTGTTGTCACACTGTCAATCTAGCCTTGGAAG CAAACCAGGTGGCACACGTCAATTGTGGCAACTGCAGGATGCTATTAATGTACCAATATGGAGCACGATCTGTGAAATGTGCTGTCTGCAATTTTGTGACATCGGTTGGG GCCTCAGCAAGCACAACGGAACAGAAATTCCACAATTAA